In a genomic window of Mustela nigripes isolate SB6536 chromosome 8, MUSNIG.SB6536, whole genome shotgun sequence:
- the ZNF397 gene encoding zinc finger protein 397 isoform X1, with the protein MVILQLLPEVPSVQLQPMEIHFNYESQEHHLLSGGETKTKIGEVTSEEEITTKIEPLPEESGSPRDDVLQDSECRGFCELGDKLNEKDQNFFKRRQHNCDECGQSFAWSTGLIRHRRTHWEKPYECDKCGKAFSVSSALVLHQRIHTGEKPYPCTWCIKSFSRSSDLIKHQRVHTGEKPYKCDECGKAFSQSSDLIIHQRIHTGEKPYQCSHCSKSFSQRSDLVKHQRIHTGEKPYTCNQCNKHFSQSSDVIKHQRIHTGEKPYKCDVCGKAFSQSSDLILHQRIHTGEKPYPCNQCNKSFSQNSDLIKHRRIHTGEKPYKCNECGKAFNQSSVLILHQRIHTGEKPYPCNQCSKTFSRLSDLMNHQRIHTGEKPYPCSQCSKMFSRRSDLVKHHRIHTGEKPYECDECGKTFSQSSNLILHQRIHTGEKPYPCSDCTKSFSRRSDLVKHQRIHTGEKPYACNQCNKSFSQSSDLTKHQRVHSGEKPYHCDHCEKAFSQSSDLILHQRIHTGEKPYPCTQCSKSFSQNSDLIKHQRIHTGEKPYQCPECGKAFSQCSALILHQRIHTGEKPYSCDQCGKNFSRRSDLINHQRIHAGEKPCKCDACGKAFGTCSELTEHQGIHTGERPHMCVQCNRNFSQLSELINHETVHSEEDRLSVINVGKPSEYSQILFHTRDTIPEKNVRNAIDYENGFNQCSTLVLH; encoded by the coding sequence GTGGTGAGACTAAGACCAAGATTGGAGAGGTGACTTCAGAGGAGGAAATTACAACAAAAATTGAACCATTGCCTGAGGAGTCTGGCAGCCCCAGAGATGATGTCCTCCAGGATTCTGAATGCAGAGGATTTTGTGAATTGGGGGATAAATTAAATGAGAAGGatcaaaatttctttaaaagaagacagCATAACTGTGATGAATGTGGGCAAAGCTTTGCGTGGAGTACAGGCCTTATTAGGCATCGAAGAACCCATTgggagaaaccctatgaatgtgaTAAGTGTGGAAAGGCTTTTAGTGTGAGCTCAGCTCTGGTTCtgcatcagagaattcatactggagagaaaccctatccTTGTACTTGGTGCATTAAAAGTTTCAGTCGGAGCTCAGACCTTATTAAACATCAAAGAGTCCACACTGGTGAAAAACCTTATAAATGtgatgaatgtgggaaagccttcagtcaGAGTTCTGATCTCATCATCCATCAGAGAATCCATACAGGAGAAAAACCCTATCAGTGCAGTCACTGTAGTAAAAGTTTTAGCCAGCGCTCAGATCTGGTTAAGCATCAGAGAATCCATACTGGAGAGAAGCCTTATACATGTAACCAGTGTAACAAACATTTTAGTCAGAGTTCTGATGTTATAAAACATCAAAGAATCCACACTGGGGAGAAACCATATAAATGTGATGTgtgtggaaaagccttcagtCAGAGCTCAGATCTTATTCtgcatcagagaattcacactgggGAGAAACCATATCCATGTAATCAGTGTAACAAAAGTTTCAGTCAAAACTCAGATCTTATTAAACATCGAAGGatccacactggagagaaaccctataaatgtaatgaatgtggtaAAGCTTTTAATCAGAGCTCAGTACTTATTCtgcatcagagaattcacactggagagaaaccctatccATGTAATCAGTGTAGCAAAACCTTCAGTAGACTTTCAGATCTCATGaatcatcagagaattcacactggagagaaaccttacccaTGTAGCCAGTGCAGCAAAATGTTTAGTCGAAGATCAGACCTTGTTAAACATCATAGAATTCATACAGGGGAGAAGCCCTATGAATGCGATGAGTGTGGGAAAACCTTTAGTCAGAGCTCAAATCTTATTCTCCATCAGAGaatccacactggagagaaaccctatccATGCAGTGATTGTACTAAAAGTTTTAGTCGTCGTTCAGACCTCGTTAAACATCAAAGAATACACACTGGAGAGAAGCCGTATGCATGTAACCAGTGCAATAAAAGTTTCAGTCAAAGCTCAGACCTCACCAAACATCAGAGAGTGCACTCTGGGGAAAAGCCCTATCATTGTGATCATTGTGAGAAAGCCTTCAGCCAGAGTTCTGACCTTATTcttcatcagagaattcacactggagaaaaaccaTACCCATGCACACAGTGCAGCAAAAGTTTCAGCCAGAACTCAGACCTTATCAAACACCAGAGAATCCACACTGGGGAAAAACCCTATCAATGTCCTGAGTGTGGAAAGGCTTTTAGTCAGTGCTCAGCTCTTATCCTACATCAGAGGATCCACACTGGAGAAAAACCATATTCATGTGATCAGTGTGGTAAAAACTTTAGTCGGCGCTCTGATCTCATTAACCATCAAAGAATCCACGCTGGTGAAAAGCCATGTAAATGTGATGCATGTGGGAAAGCCTTCGGCACATGCTCTGAGCTTACTGAACACCAGGGAATCCACACTGGGGAGAGACCCCACATGTGTGTCCAGTGCAACAGAAATTTTAGCCAGCTCTCTGAGCTTATTAATCATGAGACAGTCCATTCTGAGGAAGACAGGCTAAGTGTGATAaatgtgggaaaaccttcagagtattcacagattttatttcataCCAGAGACACTataccagaaaaaaatgttaggaaTGCTATTGATTATGAAAATGGTTTTAATCAGTGCTCAACTCTTGTGCTACATTAA